A single region of the Variovorax paradoxus genome encodes:
- a CDS encoding AbrB family transcriptional regulator, whose product MPLKKTFLWALLTAGAAASVVLLRALHVPGAVLLGPMLMAMAFALSGAGLQLKPGIFLPVQAVLGCMVASVVSWDLLELIADHWAVVLAVNVLSIAAAGVIAVVFTRRGWLPGQSAIWGLSPGAASTMMMLGEQRGADPRVIALMQQLRIVCVTLTAIAVASLAGAGGGPVASPPPTVFLSGAVSLDVATTLAGLIAAGVAVAMATKWGQAAFWVPLIVGSGLHATRLVAVEIPVVVAAVAFAFGGCYAGLRFNRKVLLDCLHLLPAMLFGILLLIGSCIALMWPILRSFEGIDSLTAFLAIMPGGIDAAVAVAHGMQASVPVILAVQVTRLIVVTMLAPRMAQLVSRYCEPN is encoded by the coding sequence ATGCCACTCAAGAAAACCTTCCTATGGGCTCTCCTGACGGCCGGCGCTGCGGCGTCCGTCGTTTTGCTTCGAGCGCTTCATGTCCCCGGTGCCGTGCTGCTGGGGCCGATGCTCATGGCCATGGCTTTCGCATTGAGCGGGGCGGGCCTGCAACTGAAGCCGGGCATCTTCCTGCCGGTTCAGGCGGTGCTCGGCTGCATGGTCGCATCTGTGGTCAGCTGGGACTTGCTCGAACTGATTGCAGATCACTGGGCAGTGGTATTGGCCGTGAATGTCTTGAGCATTGCGGCTGCAGGTGTCATTGCCGTGGTGTTCACGCGCCGTGGGTGGCTGCCTGGGCAGTCGGCCATATGGGGGCTGTCGCCAGGCGCGGCCTCGACGATGATGATGCTCGGCGAGCAGCGAGGAGCGGACCCTCGGGTGATTGCCCTGATGCAGCAGCTTCGCATCGTCTGCGTGACCTTGACGGCCATCGCGGTTGCGAGTCTCGCGGGTGCGGGCGGCGGGCCTGTCGCTTCGCCGCCACCTACAGTGTTCCTCTCCGGTGCAGTGTCTCTCGATGTGGCCACAACGCTTGCAGGGCTCATCGCCGCGGGCGTGGCCGTGGCCATGGCGACGAAGTGGGGACAGGCGGCATTCTGGGTACCCCTCATCGTGGGCAGCGGATTGCACGCGACACGGCTTGTCGCGGTCGAGATTCCCGTGGTGGTCGCTGCTGTCGCATTCGCCTTCGGTGGCTGTTATGCAGGCCTGCGCTTCAACAGGAAGGTGCTGCTCGACTGCCTCCACCTGTTGCCCGCGATGCTCTTCGGAATCCTGCTGTTGATCGGATCGTGCATCGCGCTGATGTGGCCGATTCTTCGCTCGTTCGAAGGAATCGATTCGCTCACGGCCTTTCTCGCCATCATGCCCGGAGGCATCGATGCTGCCGTGGCGGTAGCTCACGGCATGCAAGCCTCCGTGCCGGTGATTCTTGCGGTGCAGGTGACACGGCTGATCGTCGTCACGATGCTGGCGCCCCGCATGGCGCAGCTCGTCTCCAGATATTGCGAACCCAACTAG
- a CDS encoding phosphoglycerate dehydrogenase: MSRPAMRTVVVTQRFFDEETISYLNSQGCEVRLADLPPGKADGDLSEDTLAQILADADGWIVGHAKVTRQLLGRLPRLQVIARRGVGYERVDTAAVAHLGKVAAVAAGGNDACVADHALALMLAASHRLRESQMRMNAGAWTILTGTDLYRKTVGVVGLGRIGRGVVQRLKGFEARILAATTKPDEEWGRKHGVAYVDLHTLLASSDVVSLHAPLTPDTRMLIDARALAHMKPTAILVNTARGGLVDDAALLDALKAGKLAAAGLDVFLSESDPSYTSVTSELIALPNVIATPHSSASTREGLARTNRIAAQCTVAVLQGGALPAGCVIADGRPAMEFSENSKGPMHA, translated from the coding sequence ATGAGCCGCCCGGCGATGCGGACGGTGGTGGTCACACAAAGGTTCTTCGACGAAGAGACCATCTCGTACCTGAATTCGCAGGGATGCGAGGTCCGTCTCGCCGACCTGCCTCCCGGCAAGGCCGACGGCGATCTTTCGGAGGACACCCTCGCGCAGATTCTCGCGGATGCCGATGGATGGATCGTCGGCCATGCAAAGGTCACCCGACAGCTGCTGGGCAGGCTGCCCAGGCTGCAGGTCATCGCACGCAGAGGCGTTGGCTACGAACGCGTGGACACGGCGGCGGTGGCGCACCTTGGGAAGGTGGCCGCAGTTGCCGCAGGCGGCAACGACGCGTGCGTTGCCGACCACGCGCTGGCGCTGATGCTTGCGGCCAGCCATCGGCTGCGCGAGTCGCAGATGCGAATGAACGCAGGGGCCTGGACCATCCTCACCGGAACCGACCTGTACCGCAAGACCGTGGGCGTCGTCGGACTCGGCCGCATCGGCCGCGGCGTCGTGCAGCGCCTGAAGGGCTTCGAGGCGCGCATCCTCGCGGCGACCACAAAGCCCGATGAGGAATGGGGCCGCAAGCACGGCGTCGCGTATGTCGACCTGCACACTTTGCTGGCCTCGAGCGATGTCGTAAGCCTGCATGCACCCCTGACACCCGATACCCGCATGCTCATCGATGCCAGGGCACTCGCGCACATGAAGCCCACGGCCATCCTCGTCAATACGGCGCGCGGCGGCCTGGTGGACGACGCCGCACTGCTCGACGCCTTGAAGGCCGGCAAGCTTGCCGCTGCGGGGCTGGATGTTTTCCTCAGCGAGTCCGATCCCTCGTACACCAGCGTGACCAGCGAGCTGATCGCGTTGCCCAACGTCATTGCCACGCCGCACTCGAGTGCATCCACGCGCGAGGGCCTGGCGCGCACGAACCGGATTGCCGCGCAATGCACGGTTGCGGTGCTGCAAGGTGGCGCCCTGCCGGCCGGCTGCGTGATTGCCGATGGACGGCCGGCAATGGAGTTTTCCGAAAATTCGAAAGGGCCAATGCATGCCTGA
- a CDS encoding response regulator transcription factor, translated as MNRIALIEDHDRMATLVCKALVGAGIEADVFGRVDVAWHALRRTPYAALVIDRGLPDGDGLELVRRLRTAGTRTPCLMLTARDALHDRVDGLESGADDYLVKPFPMEELVARVRALLRRPSQLQSLSPAYADICIHPESGTMACGSEAVTLASAELQIMLCLVRSGGQTVRRGALESAAWGLSEAVTPNALDVALHRMRKKLQAVGSVLEIANVRGRGYALREAPLAT; from the coding sequence ATGAACCGCATCGCGCTGATCGAAGACCACGACCGCATGGCCACCCTGGTATGCAAGGCGCTGGTCGGCGCGGGCATCGAGGCCGACGTGTTCGGGCGCGTCGACGTCGCGTGGCACGCGTTGCGGCGCACGCCCTATGCGGCGCTTGTGATCGATCGCGGGCTGCCCGATGGCGACGGTCTCGAACTGGTGCGGCGCTTGCGCACCGCCGGCACGCGCACGCCGTGCCTGATGCTGACGGCGAGGGACGCCTTGCATGACCGCGTCGATGGCCTCGAGTCGGGCGCCGACGACTATCTGGTCAAGCCGTTTCCAATGGAAGAGCTGGTCGCACGCGTGCGCGCGCTGCTGCGGCGGCCGTCCCAGCTGCAGAGCCTGTCGCCCGCCTATGCCGACATCTGCATACACCCCGAGAGCGGAACGATGGCTTGCGGCAGCGAGGCCGTCACGCTCGCATCCGCCGAGCTTCAGATCATGCTTTGCCTTGTGCGTAGCGGCGGGCAGACCGTGCGCCGCGGCGCGCTCGAATCGGCCGCGTGGGGACTCTCCGAGGCCGTGACCCCCAATGCACTCGATGTGGCGCTGCATCGCATGCGCAAGAAGCTGCAGGCCGTGGGCTCCGTGCTGGAGATTGCCAATGTGAGAGGACGCGGCTATGCGCTTCGCGAAGCTCCGCTGGCCACGTAG
- a CDS encoding MipA/OmpV family protein, with amino-acid sequence MALALPAAWAQESSPDQPPADASRWGIGIAAGAKQQPYTGAGTKSQGIPLIYYENRYVRVLGAGAELKLPKVELGSGSSLSFGLRAKYGLGGYEPSDAPILQGMQERKGSVWLGAGVTWRNEIADVSAEWLGDASGKSKGQQFRIGVQRDFRAGNFTLTPRVEAYWLDKKYVDYYYGVRAEESRPGRPAYLGASTVNTEVGLRIGYAIDRHQSVFVDVSATQLGKQIKNSPLVDRSNQSAVSAGYLYRF; translated from the coding sequence ATGGCGCTGGCCCTGCCCGCCGCCTGGGCGCAGGAGAGCAGCCCCGATCAACCTCCGGCCGACGCCTCCCGCTGGGGCATCGGCATTGCCGCCGGTGCCAAGCAGCAGCCATATACCGGCGCGGGCACCAAGAGCCAGGGCATTCCGCTCATCTACTATGAAAACCGCTACGTGCGGGTGCTTGGCGCCGGTGCGGAACTCAAGCTGCCGAAGGTCGAGCTGGGCTCCGGTTCATCCTTGTCCTTTGGCCTGCGCGCCAAATATGGCCTGGGAGGCTATGAGCCCAGCGACGCACCCATCCTGCAAGGCATGCAGGAGCGCAAGGGCAGCGTATGGCTTGGCGCCGGCGTTACCTGGCGCAACGAAATTGCCGACGTCTCGGCCGAGTGGCTTGGCGACGCATCGGGCAAGAGCAAGGGCCAGCAATTCCGGATCGGCGTGCAGCGCGATTTTCGCGCGGGCAACTTCACGTTGACGCCGCGCGTCGAGGCCTACTGGCTGGACAAGAAATATGTCGACTACTACTACGGCGTACGCGCCGAGGAAAGCCGCCCCGGACGTCCCGCGTACCTCGGCGCCTCGACCGTCAACACCGAAGTCGGTCTGCGCATCGGCTACGCGATCGATCGTCACCAGTCGGTGTTTGTCGATGTCAGCGCCACGCAATTGGGCAAACAGATCAAGAACAGCCCGCTGGTCGACCGCTCGAACCAGTCGGCGGTCTCCGCCGGCTATCTCTACCGTTTCTGA
- a CDS encoding acyclic terpene utilization AtuA family protein yields MALQGRVKVLVPCGSLGSGVRESEIEYGLAQGANVIATDAGSTDSGAAYLALGKSKNNRGAVKRDLGILLRAHAKTGIPVIVGTAGQAGGDLNVDWTRDILVELTRELGISPKVALLYSEQDKARIKAFNRQGKVRPLPPLGPLEDSAVDSCEHIVGLMGVEPFVAALEAGADVIIGGRATDTAVLASYPIWKGAPWGASWHAGKIAECGAQCCLNPADGSGVLLTIDEHGFEVEPLSTSNRCTPHSVSKHMLYENSDPHYLHEPGGILDVTGASYAQLGERAVRVQGAKWAAQPYTMKLEGAAAGNYQTLMLVGIQDPDVLNDVNTFHDRLLAALYERTRKSIPAEELGEFHISLRMYGWNAVSGDVPVNVPPPREIGVLLVATASTQELANAIAHACNPYFFHYPMVMNKELPSYGFAFSPADVPRGQVFEFKLNHVVATDDPLSLVRTAWLDSDDNAIAA; encoded by the coding sequence ATGGCGTTGCAAGGTCGCGTGAAGGTACTGGTGCCCTGCGGCTCCCTGGGTTCAGGGGTCCGCGAGAGCGAAATCGAATACGGGCTGGCCCAGGGCGCCAACGTCATTGCGACGGACGCCGGCTCCACCGACAGCGGCGCGGCCTACCTTGCGCTCGGCAAGTCCAAGAACAACCGTGGCGCGGTCAAGCGCGACCTGGGCATCCTGCTGCGTGCCCACGCCAAGACAGGCATTCCGGTCATCGTGGGCACCGCGGGTCAGGCGGGCGGAGATCTCAACGTCGACTGGACTCGGGACATTCTGGTGGAGCTCACCCGGGAGCTCGGCATCTCGCCAAAGGTCGCGCTGCTCTACTCCGAACAGGACAAAGCCAGGATCAAGGCGTTCAACCGGCAGGGCAAAGTGCGGCCGTTGCCACCGCTGGGCCCACTGGAAGACTCGGCGGTCGATTCGTGCGAGCACATCGTCGGTTTGATGGGCGTGGAGCCCTTCGTTGCCGCACTCGAGGCGGGCGCAGACGTCATCATTGGTGGAAGAGCCACCGACACCGCCGTTCTGGCCAGCTACCCCATTTGGAAAGGCGCGCCGTGGGGAGCCTCGTGGCACGCCGGCAAGATTGCGGAATGCGGCGCCCAGTGCTGCCTCAACCCCGCCGACGGATCCGGCGTTCTGCTGACCATCGATGAACACGGTTTCGAGGTGGAGCCTTTGTCGACGAGCAACCGGTGTACGCCGCACAGCGTGTCCAAGCACATGCTGTACGAAAACAGCGACCCCCACTATCTGCACGAGCCCGGCGGCATCCTGGACGTGACCGGTGCAAGCTATGCGCAGCTCGGCGAGCGCGCGGTGCGCGTGCAAGGCGCCAAGTGGGCGGCTCAGCCCTACACGATGAAGCTCGAAGGAGCGGCTGCCGGCAACTACCAGACGCTGATGCTCGTCGGCATCCAGGACCCCGACGTGCTCAACGACGTCAACACGTTCCATGACCGGCTGCTGGCCGCGCTCTATGAACGCACCCGCAAGTCGATTCCGGCGGAGGAGCTCGGTGAGTTCCACATCTCGCTGCGCATGTACGGCTGGAACGCCGTGAGCGGAGACGTGCCGGTGAATGTTCCGCCGCCGCGAGAGATCGGGGTGCTGCTGGTCGCCACGGCAAGCACCCAGGAGCTCGCCAATGCGATTGCGCACGCATGCAATCCCTACTTCTTTCACTACCCGATGGTGATGAACAAGGAGTTGCCCAGCTATGGCTTCGCCTTCAGCCCCGCCGATGTTCCGCGCGGCCAGGTCTTCGAGTTCAAGCTGAACCACGTCGTTGCCACCGACGACCCTTTGTCGCTGGTCCGCACGGCCTGGCTCGACAGCGACGACAACGCAATTGCCGCCTGA
- a CDS encoding MFS transporter has product MAERNPDISRFNKKAAFFVALAMFAQESVWNFYDAQVPASLRQYIGSAAVIGLLMGMDNLLGIFVQPWMAHKSDQHKASGGNRFRFLLIGAPVAAVLFALIPWAISFEMLLVAMVGFAFVANGFKSIAESLTADYQAPNHRSKGNAVARIGVALTILASAAISYVVVDKDLRLAFFIPAVLLVMGMYVACRGLSSQEPHGIAQEADESPQLGLKGLVLDIFTSPDKRRLLLLLAVFGANGTWTAIRSQLTPYLMEVLELSRGTAGSIGFPAGIAFLVAAIPVAIIADRTSRAAVCMLGMLVVALGCVAVFFATSTVQVSMAMALVAVGWAAFAINAVAILWSIVPHQKYLGTYTGLYWTAAAIGQTLMPAFLGLLVDLTAWRYMMLHAAVLSCLSALLVLKVVRSSPSRRQAQAEEAT; this is encoded by the coding sequence ATGGCCGAACGAAATCCCGACATCAGCCGCTTCAACAAGAAGGCCGCGTTCTTCGTGGCGCTGGCGATGTTCGCCCAAGAGTCGGTCTGGAACTTCTACGACGCACAAGTTCCTGCATCGCTCAGGCAGTACATCGGCAGTGCCGCCGTCATCGGCCTGCTGATGGGTATGGACAACCTTTTGGGAATCTTCGTCCAGCCCTGGATGGCGCACAAGTCCGACCAGCACAAGGCCAGCGGCGGCAACCGGTTTCGCTTTCTGCTCATTGGTGCTCCCGTGGCCGCTGTGCTGTTCGCGCTCATTCCCTGGGCAATCTCGTTCGAGATGCTGCTGGTTGCGATGGTCGGCTTCGCGTTCGTGGCCAACGGGTTCAAGTCCATCGCGGAGTCACTCACGGCGGACTACCAGGCACCCAACCATCGAAGCAAGGGCAACGCGGTGGCCCGCATCGGAGTGGCGCTGACCATTCTTGCGTCCGCCGCCATCAGCTACGTCGTGGTGGACAAGGACTTGCGGCTGGCTTTCTTCATTCCGGCGGTGCTCCTTGTCATGGGCATGTACGTCGCATGCAGGGGGCTCTCCTCGCAAGAGCCCCATGGCATCGCGCAAGAAGCGGACGAGAGCCCGCAACTCGGCCTGAAAGGGCTGGTGCTGGACATCTTCACTTCGCCGGACAAACGCCGGTTGCTGCTCCTGCTTGCGGTCTTTGGCGCGAACGGCACCTGGACGGCGATTCGCTCCCAGCTGACGCCCTATTTGATGGAGGTGCTCGAGCTGTCGCGGGGCACCGCCGGGTCGATCGGCTTCCCGGCGGGTATCGCCTTCCTGGTGGCGGCAATCCCGGTGGCCATCATCGCCGACCGGACGAGCCGTGCGGCGGTCTGCATGCTCGGCATGCTCGTCGTCGCCCTTGGCTGTGTCGCGGTCTTCTTCGCGACGAGCACGGTGCAGGTGTCCATGGCCATGGCCCTGGTGGCCGTCGGATGGGCCGCCTTCGCCATCAATGCCGTCGCGATTCTCTGGAGCATCGTGCCCCACCAGAAGTACCTGGGCACCTACACCGGCCTGTACTGGACCGCCGCGGCAATCGGCCAGACGCTGATGCCGGCTTTCCTGGGCTTGCTGGTCGACCTGACGGCATGGCGCTACATGATGCTGCATGCGGCGGTGCTGTCCTGCCTGTCGGCCCTGCTGGTGCTGAAAGTCGTTCGCAGCTCTCCTTCCCGCCGTCAAGCACAGGCGGAGGAAGCGACATGA
- a CDS encoding GntR family transcriptional regulator yields the protein MSVILRRERGDLLHRQLFLALREQIRRSVYRDGEPIPSEEQLCQSFGVSRITVRRAVADLVEEGWLEKRLGRGTFVRQAAAKPRSGGGSTFTESLAKRAKQTKVTVLEVSRRSPPPHVATAMGLAEDAQVVYASRLRSISGVPLLFVDSWVMPEYADTITGDALEGRSITEMLLSQGVRFRYVTEEISAVAADPHVAANLHVQVGSPLLCVARLVSKDVGKTVMYLMAYMTSERSRVVFSHEEQELDRMYEAKLIHDVDAYGSDQG from the coding sequence ATGTCAGTGATCCTTCGCCGCGAACGCGGCGACCTCTTGCATCGTCAGTTGTTCCTGGCTCTCCGGGAACAGATCAGGCGAAGCGTCTACAGGGATGGCGAACCGATACCCAGCGAGGAGCAGTTGTGCCAGTCCTTCGGCGTTTCGCGCATCACGGTGCGGCGCGCCGTCGCGGACCTGGTGGAAGAGGGATGGCTGGAAAAGCGCCTCGGGCGAGGCACCTTCGTCAGGCAAGCCGCTGCCAAGCCGCGCAGCGGTGGCGGGTCCACTTTCACCGAGTCCCTGGCGAAGCGGGCCAAGCAGACCAAGGTCACCGTTCTCGAGGTCTCCAGGCGCTCGCCGCCGCCGCACGTGGCAACAGCCATGGGTTTGGCCGAAGACGCGCAGGTGGTGTACGCGAGCCGGCTTCGCTCCATATCGGGCGTTCCCTTGCTCTTCGTCGACTCGTGGGTGATGCCGGAATACGCGGACACCATCACCGGCGATGCACTCGAGGGGCGCTCGATCACCGAGATGCTGCTGTCGCAGGGCGTGCGGTTTCGATACGTGACCGAGGAGATTTCCGCTGTTGCCGCCGATCCTCATGTGGCGGCGAATCTGCACGTGCAGGTCGGCTCGCCGCTGCTCTGCGTTGCACGCCTCGTCAGCAAGGACGTGGGCAAGACGGTGATGTACCTGATGGCCTACATGACGTCGGAGCGCAGCCGCGTGGTGTTCAGCCACGAAGAGCAAGAGCTCGACCGCATGTACGAGGCCAAGCTCATTCACGACGTCGATGCCTACGGCTCGGACCAGGGGTGA
- a CDS encoding MmgE/PrpD family protein, producing the protein MDGRQWSFPKIRKGQCMPEPTLARRIARYACTLSADEIPEQVNACMRRRFIDSLACILGAYGASPVKTAIAVASATPHASSSVFGTRLRTTPELAAFANGIMVRFLDYNDGYMGREPGHPSDNIPACLALAEAEGSTGRELMAAVVVAYEIQMRLQDAATLNKRGWDHVNYINVAMAAAASRLMKLDEAQTEQAINIALSAHIAMRQVRSGSLSDWKGCSAANAARNAIFFRHARAPRNDGTGAGVRR; encoded by the coding sequence ATGGACGGCCGGCAATGGAGTTTTCCGAAAATTCGAAAGGGCCAATGCATGCCTGAGCCGACGCTTGCACGGCGTATCGCACGATATGCCTGCACACTTTCCGCCGACGAGATTCCCGAGCAGGTGAACGCCTGCATGCGAAGGCGTTTCATCGACAGCCTGGCGTGCATATTGGGGGCCTATGGCGCAAGTCCGGTGAAGACTGCCATCGCTGTGGCATCCGCTACGCCGCACGCATCTTCCAGCGTGTTCGGCACGCGCCTGCGAACGACACCCGAGCTGGCCGCTTTCGCCAACGGCATCATGGTGCGATTCCTGGATTACAACGACGGCTACATGGGCCGCGAGCCTGGGCATCCGAGCGACAACATTCCTGCATGCCTCGCGCTCGCGGAGGCCGAAGGATCGACCGGCCGGGAGCTCATGGCGGCCGTCGTCGTGGCCTACGAAATCCAGATGCGGCTGCAGGACGCGGCCACCCTGAACAAGCGCGGCTGGGACCATGTGAACTACATCAACGTGGCCATGGCCGCAGCCGCCTCCAGGCTGATGAAGCTCGACGAAGCGCAAACCGAGCAGGCGATCAACATCGCGCTGAGCGCACACATCGCGATGCGCCAGGTGCGCTCGGGATCGTTGTCCGACTGGAAGGGTTGCTCGGCAGCCAACGCTGCCCGGAACGCGATTTTTTTCCGCCACGCTCGCGCGCCACGGAATGACGGGACCGGCGCCGGTGTTCGAAGGTGA
- a CDS encoding MmgE/PrpD family protein, whose translation MTGPAPVFEGEMGFFKQITGAFDLDVGSFGNGRNNDGGQFAILRSLTKTFPTNGELHTAVWAAIDLRSQIPDIDTIAAIHIETSEFNLRVLADTAEKWRPQTRETADHSLPYNVARALMDGDITLESYAAEQISDPRAVALMSRTTVSEDPKLTVLFPRQLANRVTVTLASGEAFTRERTTGPGSLETPMTDEDFERKFRRMAAPHISRSAQGRVLEFVSALASQTAYEPLFDAMCPQP comes from the coding sequence ATGACGGGACCGGCGCCGGTGTTCGAAGGTGAGATGGGGTTCTTCAAGCAGATCACGGGTGCGTTCGATCTCGACGTCGGCAGTTTCGGCAACGGCCGCAACAATGATGGCGGGCAGTTCGCCATCCTCCGCTCGCTCACCAAGACCTTTCCCACCAATGGAGAACTGCATACCGCAGTGTGGGCGGCAATCGATCTCAGATCGCAAATACCCGACATCGACACCATTGCCGCCATTCATATCGAAACGTCGGAATTCAATTTGCGGGTGCTTGCCGACACGGCCGAGAAGTGGCGCCCCCAGACGCGAGAGACGGCGGACCACAGCTTGCCCTACAACGTGGCGCGGGCACTGATGGACGGCGACATCACCCTCGAGTCTTACGCGGCGGAACAGATTTCCGATCCGCGCGCCGTGGCGCTCATGAGCAGGACCACGGTGAGTGAAGACCCGAAGCTGACGGTGCTTTTCCCCAGGCAGCTGGCAAATCGGGTGACCGTGACGCTGGCTTCGGGCGAAGCGTTCACCCGCGAGAGGACCACCGGCCCGGGATCGCTCGAAACACCCATGACCGACGAGGACTTCGAGCGAAAGTTTCGCCGCATGGCGGCGCCGCACATCAGCCGTTCCGCGCAGGGCCGCGTGCTCGAATTCGTATCCGCCCTGGCGAGCCAGACGGCATACGAGCCGCTGTTCGACGCCATGTGTCCACAACCCTGA
- a CDS encoding DUF4387 domain-containing protein, whose protein sequence is MPKLREVCHHIRSKVAGPFWVTVDLFFDGEEKYRKYRDCEELSAELFHRLYGVDPALVKRIPVDSLHVVKISFPRATPQGGMVERDMHSGQQYVRLLDIELNN, encoded by the coding sequence ATGCCCAAGCTGCGCGAAGTCTGTCACCACATCCGCTCCAAGGTCGCCGGCCCGTTCTGGGTCACGGTGGACCTCTTCTTCGATGGAGAAGAAAAGTACCGCAAATACCGGGACTGCGAAGAGCTGTCTGCGGAGCTCTTCCACCGGTTGTATGGAGTGGACCCTGCGCTGGTCAAGCGCATTCCGGTCGACTCCCTGCATGTGGTGAAGATCTCTTTTCCCCGGGCCACTCCGCAAGGGGGAATGGTCGAGCGCGACATGCATTCGGGCCAGCAATACGTGCGCTTGCTCGACATCGAACTCAACAACTGA